A DNA window from Vibrio cidicii contains the following coding sequences:
- a CDS encoding phosphoadenylyl-sulfate reductase, which produces MPEIVATPNLTELLTLTKTEQALHLAEVNAYLETLTAQERVVWALENLPGTHAVSSSFGIQAAVMLHLVTSVNKDVPVVLTDTGYLFPETYQFIDQLTERLDLNLKIYTAEMSSAWQEARFGKLWEQGVTGIEQYNRLNKVEPMRRALQELEVGTWFSGLRREQSKSRATLPILAVQNGVFKFLPVIDWSNKDVHYYLKDNDLPYHPLWDQGYLSVGDTHTTRKWEPGMSEEETRFFGLKRECGLHEESPEQDGSGI; this is translated from the coding sequence ATGCCTGAGATCGTCGCGACTCCGAATTTGACGGAGTTGTTAACGCTCACCAAGACGGAGCAGGCGCTCCACTTGGCTGAAGTTAACGCGTATTTAGAAACGCTCACGGCGCAAGAGCGTGTCGTTTGGGCGCTGGAAAACCTTCCGGGTACTCATGCGGTATCATCCAGCTTTGGCATTCAGGCGGCAGTGATGCTGCATTTGGTGACGTCAGTCAACAAGGACGTCCCTGTGGTCCTGACCGACACGGGCTATCTGTTTCCAGAAACCTACCAGTTTATTGACCAACTGACGGAGCGTTTGGATCTGAATCTCAAGATCTACACCGCAGAGATGTCGTCCGCATGGCAGGAAGCGCGCTTTGGTAAATTGTGGGAACAGGGCGTGACGGGTATTGAGCAATATAACCGCCTTAATAAAGTCGAACCGATGCGCCGTGCGCTGCAGGAGCTTGAAGTCGGCACTTGGTTCTCGGGATTACGCCGTGAGCAGTCGAAATCGCGGGCTACCTTACCGATTCTTGCGGTACAAAATGGCGTCTTCAAATTCCTTCCGGTGATCGACTGGAGCAATAAAGATGTCCACTATTACCTGAAAGACAACGATCTGCCGTATCACCCGCTTTGGGATCAGGGCTACCTGTCAGTCGGCGATACACATACCACGCGTAAGTGGGAGCCTGGAATGAGTGAAGAAGAAACTCGATTCTTTGGTTTGAAGCGAGAATGTGGGCTGCATGAAGAGTCTCCTGAGCAAGATGGGTCAGGTATCTAA
- the zur gene encoding zinc uptake transcriptional repressor Zur — MVKDLDHTLLEQIEGLCSARGVRLTPQRKRVFELICSNSKASSAYDLLEQLKESEPQAKPPTVYRALDFLMEQGFIHRVESTNSFISCCSCNTKQHFFQLLICDKCGDVVELQDETLISLLANNAEKYGFKLTNQVIETHGICKACASQ; from the coding sequence ATGGTGAAAGATTTGGACCACACACTACTTGAGCAAATAGAAGGCCTGTGTTCGGCAAGAGGAGTCCGCCTGACTCCGCAACGTAAAAGAGTCTTTGAGCTGATCTGTTCAAATTCGAAAGCGTCCAGCGCCTATGACCTGCTGGAGCAATTAAAAGAGAGTGAACCTCAAGCCAAACCTCCAACCGTCTATCGCGCTTTAGATTTTTTAATGGAGCAGGGTTTTATTCATCGGGTTGAGTCAACCAACAGTTTTATCTCCTGCTGCTCATGCAACACGAAACAACATTTTTTTCAGCTACTAATTTGTGATAAATGTGGTGACGTCGTTGAACTTCAGGATGAGACACTGATATCCTTGTTGGCCAATAATGCTGAAAAGTATGGCTTTAAGCTGACCAATCAAGTGATTGAAACTCATGGTATCTGTAAAGCCTGTGCCTCACAGTGA
- the dusA gene encoding tRNA dihydrouridine(20/20a) synthase DusA, with product MTHSCRLSVAPMLDWTDRHCRYFHRLMTKETLLYTEMVTTGAIIHGKGDFLAYNEEEHQVALQLGGSNPQDLATCAKLAQERGYDEVNLNVGCPSDRVQNGRFGACLMAEPQLVADCVAAMKEVVDIPVTVKTRIGIDDQDSYQFLTDFVSIVAEKGGCEQFTIHARKAWLSGLSPKENREIPPLDYPRAYQLKQDFPHLTIAINGGVKSLEEAKEHLQHLDGVMIGREAYQSPYLLASVDQALFGSNAPIKKRRQIVQEMYPYIEQQLAQGAYLGHMTRHMLGLFQNMPGARQWRRHISENAHKPGSGIEVLQQALAKIPQELDV from the coding sequence ATGACCCACTCCTGTCGCCTTTCTGTCGCGCCCATGCTCGATTGGACCGATCGTCATTGCCGTTATTTTCACCGTTTGATGACCAAAGAGACCCTACTCTACACCGAAATGGTGACGACGGGCGCGATCATTCATGGTAAAGGCGATTTTTTAGCATATAACGAGGAAGAGCATCAGGTTGCATTGCAGTTGGGGGGCTCAAACCCACAAGATCTCGCGACTTGTGCCAAGTTGGCGCAAGAGCGTGGCTATGATGAGGTGAACCTTAACGTTGGATGCCCATCTGATCGAGTACAAAATGGTCGTTTTGGTGCGTGCTTAATGGCTGAGCCGCAATTGGTGGCAGACTGCGTTGCAGCGATGAAAGAGGTGGTGGATATTCCGGTGACGGTGAAAACCCGTATTGGTATCGATGATCAAGACTCTTATCAGTTTCTCACCGATTTTGTGTCAATAGTGGCAGAAAAAGGTGGTTGTGAGCAGTTCACTATTCATGCACGCAAAGCGTGGCTCAGCGGTTTGAGCCCGAAAGAGAATCGCGAAATCCCGCCATTGGATTACCCTCGCGCGTATCAACTAAAGCAAGATTTCCCGCATTTGACTATTGCCATCAATGGTGGCGTCAAGTCGCTGGAAGAGGCCAAAGAGCATTTGCAACATTTGGATGGCGTGATGATTGGGCGTGAAGCCTATCAAAGCCCTTATCTGCTAGCCTCGGTAGATCAAGCGCTGTTTGGTTCTAACGCGCCGATCAAGAAACGTCGTCAGATCGTGCAAGAGATGTACCCTTACATTGAGCAGCAATTAGCTCAAGGTGCGTACTTGGGTCACATGACTCGTCACATGCTGGGGTTGTTCCAAAATATGCCGGGCGCACGCCAATGGCGTCGTCACATTAGTGAAAATGCGCATAAACCGGGTTCAGGTATTGAAGTGCTTCAGCAAGCACTGGCGAAGATCCCTCAGGAATTGGATGTGTAA
- a CDS encoding assimilatory sulfite reductase (NADPH) flavoprotein subunit: protein MNKEVVTMSSGNTIPKELAGLASPLNDSQLNQLQQTISQLSPQQMAWVSGYFWGLSQSQTLGVSAPLTQAAALTAAKPAGKLTIIFASQTGNAKGVAEALEQEAQAAGIAVQLFDASDYKGKDLAKETHVIFVASTNGEGEAPDNALELHEFLQSKKAPKLPNLQYGVIGLGDSSYEFFCQTGKDFDAFLEKLGAKRFIDRVDCDVDYDAPAAEWRAKALDSVKEALAGSQAQVVQLPVGQATTSHSQYNKQNPYTATLLTSQKITGRDSGKDVRHIEIDLTDSGLTYQPGDALGVWYENSAELANAVLAAAGLSGVESIDVDGESLSLHSALVSKYEITGSNPQFVTKFAELSGSKKLQKLVEDKDKLREYAVNTQIVDVLKEKKTKLSAEQLISLLRRLTPRLYSIASSQSEVDEEVHLTVGIVEYDVDGEVRQGGASSFLGQRLEEGESVKVFIEHNNNFKLPQDDSTPVIMIGPGTGIAPFRSFIQERDNRGADGKSWLFFGDRTFTQDFLYQVEWQKYLKSGALTRLDVAFSRDQHEKVYVQHRVLEQAEQVWQWLQDGAYVYICGDATRMAKDVHEALIVVAQQQGGLSREKAEEYFNELRKAKRYQRDVY from the coding sequence ATGAATAAGGAAGTCGTGACAATGTCTTCAGGAAATACCATACCAAAAGAGCTAGCTGGGCTTGCAAGCCCACTCAACGACTCGCAGCTAAACCAGCTGCAACAAACGATTTCACAACTCTCACCTCAGCAAATGGCTTGGGTGAGTGGTTATTTCTGGGGGCTAAGCCAGTCTCAGACTCTGGGCGTTTCAGCACCTTTGACTCAGGCGGCTGCACTGACCGCCGCAAAACCTGCAGGTAAGCTGACCATTATTTTTGCTTCGCAAACCGGTAACGCTAAAGGTGTGGCCGAAGCATTAGAACAGGAAGCTCAGGCTGCTGGTATCGCGGTACAACTGTTTGATGCCAGTGATTACAAAGGCAAAGATCTGGCGAAAGAAACGCATGTGATCTTTGTGGCTTCAACCAATGGTGAAGGCGAAGCGCCGGACAACGCGCTGGAGCTGCATGAATTCCTGCAATCGAAAAAAGCTCCGAAACTGCCAAACCTGCAATACGGTGTGATTGGCTTGGGTGACTCGAGCTATGAGTTTTTCTGCCAAACTGGTAAAGACTTCGATGCTTTCCTTGAAAAACTGGGCGCGAAACGCTTTATCGATCGCGTAGATTGCGATGTGGACTACGACGCTCCTGCTGCCGAATGGCGTGCTAAAGCACTAGACAGTGTCAAAGAAGCGTTGGCGGGTAGCCAGGCGCAAGTGGTTCAGTTGCCCGTTGGCCAAGCCACGACTTCTCACTCTCAGTACAACAAACAAAATCCGTACACCGCGACATTGCTGACCAGCCAGAAAATCACTGGCCGCGATTCGGGCAAAGACGTGCGTCACATCGAAATCGATTTGACAGACTCGGGTCTGACTTATCAACCGGGCGATGCGTTAGGCGTATGGTATGAAAACAGTGCAGAACTGGCGAATGCTGTGTTGGCGGCGGCAGGTTTGTCTGGTGTTGAAAGTATCGACGTTGATGGTGAGAGTTTATCGCTGCACAGCGCACTGGTCAGCAAATACGAAATCACGGGTTCGAATCCGCAGTTCGTCACTAAGTTTGCTGAGCTGTCTGGCAGTAAGAAACTGCAAAAGCTGGTGGAAGATAAAGACAAGCTACGTGAATACGCGGTAAACACGCAAATTGTCGATGTACTAAAAGAAAAGAAAACCAAGCTCTCGGCTGAACAATTGATTTCTCTGCTACGTCGCCTCACGCCACGTCTGTACTCTATCGCATCCAGTCAGTCGGAAGTGGATGAAGAAGTGCACTTGACGGTGGGCATCGTGGAATACGATGTGGATGGCGAAGTTCGTCAGGGCGGCGCGTCCAGCTTCTTGGGGCAGCGTTTGGAGGAAGGTGAGTCGGTGAAAGTGTTCATCGAGCACAACAACAACTTCAAACTGCCGCAAGATGATTCAACGCCAGTGATCATGATTGGCCCGGGTACTGGTATTGCGCCGTTCCGCAGCTTTATCCAAGAGCGTGATAACCGCGGAGCGGATGGTAAGAGCTGGTTGTTCTTTGGCGATCGCACCTTCACCCAAGATTTCCTTTACCAAGTGGAATGGCAGAAATACCTGAAGTCGGGCGCGCTGACTCGCTTGGACGTCGCCTTCAGCCGTGACCAACATGAAAAAGTGTACGTGCAACACCGTGTGTTGGAACAAGCTGAGCAGGTATGGCAATGGCTGCAAGATGGCGCCTACGTTTATATCTGTGGTGATGCCACACGCATGGCGAAAGATGTCCATGAAGCGCTGATCGTCGTCGCGCAGCAACAGGGTGGCCTGTCACGTGAAAAAGCAGAAGAATATTTCAATGAGCTTCGTAAAGCGAAACGTTACCAGAGGGATGTGTACTAA
- a CDS encoding BamA/TamA family outer membrane protein → MMTTLKRNFLFLFPLVLPISNVSWADGWPGWLPNTSAAPFYYTSEGMGNTLGVAGAVKHFGQSNAALFGAVAYSDRGSYFTYLAASNYQFGDYWLLGAELYQGKYVDNEYYFRRAGDNDSSRDERAIATGEESNNRLSIRYIVPWGHAAFRGARAAFEPSRQIKGHSPARSGITSLDFQPFQTSRSVQNMSSRDSDSTGLKVQLEWDNRNDVRDPSDGYRTNVAVSYADENWGNDNRWLKYEYQANAFWDLGSWEETFEKQVLAVDFYFADTPTWFECNERFVCERPPELDQVSLGGLQRLRSFPAGRFHGRSAIHYSAEYRVLPNWQPLSEVSLLNSYSIPWWQWVAFVDLGRVSSDELDLFELHNSLKWSAGGGVRMQLEGLVVRAEMAWGGEGSQLRLMVNQPF, encoded by the coding sequence ATGATGACAACTCTGAAACGGAATTTTTTGTTTTTGTTCCCTCTTGTGCTGCCCATATCCAATGTGAGTTGGGCTGACGGCTGGCCAGGCTGGTTACCGAATACATCGGCTGCGCCTTTTTATTACACCAGTGAAGGGATGGGAAATACCCTCGGTGTGGCAGGCGCTGTCAAACATTTCGGTCAGTCGAACGCTGCACTGTTTGGCGCCGTAGCCTACTCAGACAGAGGCAGCTACTTCACCTATCTGGCGGCGAGCAACTATCAGTTTGGTGATTACTGGCTACTCGGTGCAGAGTTGTATCAAGGCAAATACGTCGACAACGAATACTACTTTCGCCGCGCTGGCGACAATGATTCCAGCCGTGATGAGAGAGCGATTGCAACTGGTGAGGAGTCGAACAATCGCTTGTCGATTCGCTATATCGTGCCGTGGGGACACGCCGCTTTTCGCGGTGCTCGTGCCGCTTTTGAGCCCAGCCGCCAAATCAAAGGCCATTCTCCTGCCCGCAGTGGCATTACCTCCCTCGATTTTCAGCCGTTTCAAACCTCGCGCTCGGTGCAAAATATGTCAAGCCGTGACAGCGATTCTACCGGACTCAAAGTACAATTGGAGTGGGATAATCGCAACGATGTGCGTGATCCTTCTGATGGCTATCGCACCAATGTGGCGGTCAGCTATGCCGACGAAAATTGGGGTAACGACAATCGCTGGTTGAAGTATGAGTATCAAGCCAACGCGTTTTGGGATCTGGGCTCATGGGAGGAGACGTTTGAAAAGCAGGTACTGGCGGTCGATTTCTATTTTGCCGATACGCCGACGTGGTTCGAGTGCAATGAGCGGTTTGTCTGTGAGCGCCCACCCGAGTTGGATCAGGTCAGTTTAGGTGGTTTGCAGCGGCTGAGAAGTTTTCCTGCAGGACGTTTCCACGGCCGCTCGGCGATTCATTACAGCGCGGAATATCGTGTTCTACCCAATTGGCAGCCGCTGAGCGAGGTGTCGCTCCTCAATAGCTACAGTATTCCATGGTGGCAATGGGTAGCCTTTGTCGATCTAGGCAGAGTGAGTAGTGATGAGCTGGATCTGTTTGAACTGCACAACAGCCTCAAATGGAGTGCTGGCGGCGGCGTGCGCATGCAGCTCGAAGGCTTGGTCGTTCGAGCTGAGATGGCTTGGGGCGGTGAGGGAAGCCAACTGCGTCTGATGGTGAATCAACCTTTTTAA
- the pgi gene encoding glucose-6-phosphate isomerase: MLKNINPTQTQAWKALTAHFESAQDMDLKALFAQDAERFGKYSARFGSDILVDYSKNLINEETLKHLFALAKETELKSAIDAMFSGEAINQTEGRAVLHTALRNRANTPVMVDGEDVMPAVNAVLEKMKSFTDRVIGGEWKGYTGKAITDIVNIGIGGSDLGPYMVTEALAPYKNHLNLHFVSNVDGTHIVETLKKVNPETTLFLIASKTFTTQETMTNAHTARDWFLESAGDQAHVAKHFAALSTNATAVSEFGIDTANMFEFWDWVGGRYSLWSAIGLSIALAVGYDNFVELLDGAHEMDNHFVSSELESNIPVILALIGIWYNNFHGAESEAILPYDQYMHRFAAYFQQGNMESNGKYVDREGNAVTYQTGPIIWGEPGTNGQHAFYQLIHQGTKLIPCDFIAPAISHNPASDHHQKLMSNFFAQTEALAFGKSEETVKEELVKAGKNAEEVAAIAPFKVFEGNRPTNSILVKQITPRTLGNLIAMYEHKIFVQGVIWNIFSFDQWGVELGKQLANQILPELADASQISSHDSSTNGLINAFKAFKA, encoded by the coding sequence ATGTTGAAAAATATCAATCCAACGCAAACACAAGCGTGGAAAGCGCTTACCGCGCATTTCGAATCTGCACAAGATATGGACCTGAAAGCGTTGTTTGCTCAAGACGCGGAGCGTTTTGGCAAATACTCTGCACGCTTTGGCTCCGACATCCTCGTCGATTACTCAAAGAACCTCATCAATGAGGAAACGTTAAAGCACCTGTTTGCTTTGGCGAAAGAGACCGAATTGAAGTCGGCCATTGACGCGATGTTTAGTGGTGAAGCGATCAACCAAACCGAAGGTCGTGCTGTTCTTCACACGGCACTACGTAACCGCGCTAATACCCCAGTCATGGTAGACGGTGAAGACGTCATGCCAGCAGTGAACGCGGTTCTAGAAAAAATGAAATCATTCACCGATCGCGTTATCGGCGGTGAGTGGAAAGGTTACACAGGTAAAGCAATTACAGATATCGTGAACATCGGTATCGGTGGTTCTGACCTTGGCCCTTATATGGTGACGGAAGCTCTAGCACCATACAAAAATCATCTAAACCTTCACTTCGTCTCTAACGTCGATGGCACTCACATCGTTGAAACGTTGAAGAAAGTGAATCCAGAAACGACGCTATTCTTGATCGCATCTAAGACGTTCACCACGCAAGAAACCATGACTAACGCGCACACTGCTCGTGATTGGTTCTTAGAGTCAGCAGGCGATCAAGCTCACGTGGCTAAGCACTTTGCTGCGCTTTCCACCAACGCGACAGCCGTGTCTGAGTTCGGTATTGATACTGCGAATATGTTCGAATTCTGGGACTGGGTGGGTGGTCGTTACTCACTATGGTCTGCGATCGGCCTATCAATCGCATTAGCGGTAGGCTACGATAACTTCGTTGAGCTGTTGGATGGCGCTCACGAGATGGACAATCACTTTGTTTCGAGCGAGCTTGAAAGCAACATTCCTGTGATCCTGGCGCTTATCGGTATTTGGTACAACAACTTCCACGGTGCGGAATCAGAAGCTATTCTACCTTACGATCAGTACATGCACCGTTTCGCGGCGTACTTCCAGCAAGGTAACATGGAATCAAACGGTAAATACGTTGACCGTGAAGGTAATGCGGTGACTTACCAAACTGGCCCTATTATTTGGGGCGAACCTGGCACCAACGGTCAGCACGCGTTTTACCAACTGATTCACCAAGGCACTAAGCTGATCCCATGTGACTTCATTGCACCTGCCATCAGCCACAACCCAGCTAGCGATCATCACCAAAAACTGATGTCGAACTTCTTTGCGCAAACTGAAGCACTAGCGTTTGGTAAGAGTGAAGAGACCGTGAAAGAAGAGTTGGTGAAAGCAGGTAAGAACGCTGAAGAAGTGGCAGCGATTGCGCCTTTCAAAGTGTTTGAAGGTAACCGCCCAACAAACTCCATCCTAGTGAAGCAAATTACGCCTCGCACACTGGGTAACTTGATCGCAATGTACGAACACAAAATCTTCGTACAGGGTGTTATCTGGAACATCTTCAGCTTTGACCAATGGGGCGTAGAGCTAGGTAAACAACTGGCTAACCAAATCCTACCTGAGCTTGCAGATGCGTCTCAAATCAGTTCACACGACAGCTCAACAAACGGCTTAATCAACGCATTCAAAGCGTTTAAAGCCTAA
- a CDS encoding TIGR04219 family outer membrane beta-barrel protein: MLRTLAISAAACTLSLSFPSLADSDLDFTAGAEFWSVSTKVNEVKRDTVATGTVYASLEHPIKYLPNARLRFSSVNADYMAFDKLDATFYYQVLDHELLHFDAGITVSDLSNSKYLDLATPGAQAKSFDELIWAWYGYAEITVPETQFDVIGEMNFGDSKGIKSTDLMAGMQYKMPLEQSQLTLRAGYRVIDLESDTFASSLGKSFIFANGWFLGAQYHF; the protein is encoded by the coding sequence ATGCTTAGAACCTTGGCAATATCGGCCGCAGCCTGCACCTTGTCTCTCAGCTTTCCTTCGCTTGCGGACTCGGATCTTGACTTTACCGCCGGCGCTGAGTTTTGGAGCGTCAGCACCAAGGTAAATGAAGTGAAGCGCGATACGGTGGCAACAGGCACTGTGTATGCTTCGTTAGAGCACCCAATCAAGTACTTGCCGAATGCGCGTTTGCGCTTCTCGTCGGTGAACGCTGACTACATGGCCTTTGATAAGTTGGATGCGACGTTTTACTACCAAGTGCTGGATCACGAGTTATTGCATTTTGATGCGGGCATCACGGTGAGCGATTTGAGCAATAGCAAATACCTAGACTTAGCAACGCCCGGGGCTCAGGCAAAATCGTTTGATGAACTGATTTGGGCTTGGTACGGCTACGCGGAAATCACAGTACCAGAGACTCAGTTTGATGTGATCGGTGAAATGAACTTTGGCGACAGCAAAGGGATCAAGAGCACCGACTTGATGGCGGGTATGCAGTACAAAATGCCGCTTGAGCAATCTCAGTTGACTCTGCGTGCCGGGTATCGCGTGATCGATTTGGAATCGGACACGTTTGCTTCGTCTCTGGGGAAATCGTTCATTTTTGCCAACGGTTGGTTTCTGGGCGCGCAATACCATTTTTAA
- a CDS encoding chemotaxis protein CheX: MRAEFVNPFLASLMNVLKTMASLELKPQKPRIKKDEIARGDVSGLIGMVGQQTRGSMSITFDESLALEIMQNMLGERPNGLNEEVTDMVGEITNMVTGGAKRILAESGFDFEMATPIVVSGKGHTIRHKCEGSIIIMPFVSQWGNAFIEICFE; encoded by the coding sequence ATGCGCGCTGAATTTGTAAACCCGTTTTTAGCTTCTTTGATGAATGTTCTAAAAACGATGGCTTCACTGGAATTGAAGCCTCAGAAACCACGTATCAAAAAAGACGAAATCGCTCGTGGCGATGTTTCTGGCCTTATCGGAATGGTGGGGCAGCAAACTCGCGGCTCAATGTCGATTACGTTTGATGAATCTCTCGCGTTAGAGATCATGCAAAACATGCTGGGTGAGCGCCCCAACGGATTGAATGAAGAAGTGACCGACATGGTAGGCGAGATTACCAACATGGTGACTGGTGGCGCAAAACGTATTCTGGCAGAAAGCGGCTTTGACTTTGAGATGGCAACACCGATAGTGGTCTCTGGTAAAGGGCATACCATTCGTCACAAATGCGAAGGGTCGATCATCATCATGCCATTTGTCTCCCAATGGGGTAATGCCTTTATCGAAATCTGCTTTGAGTAA
- the cysI gene encoding assimilatory sulfite reductase (NADPH) hemoprotein subunit, which translates to MSTKIENNVQEVLGEVLGSLSDNERLKRESNFLRGTIEQDLQDRITGGFTADNFQLIRFHGMYQQDDRDIRNERTKQKLEPLHNVMLRARMPGGIIQPKQWLAIDKFATEHSLYGSIRLTTRQTFQFHGVLKPNIKLMHQTLNSIGIDSIATAGDVNRNVLCTSNPVESELHQEAYEWAKKISEHLLPKTRAYAEIWLDGEKVEATDEEPILGSNYLPRKFKTTVVIPPQNDVDVHANDLNFVAIADNGKLVGFNVLVGGGLAMTHGDTSTYPRRADDFGFIPLEKTLDVAAAVVTTQRDWGNRSNRKNAKTKYTLDRVGVDVFKAEVEKRAGVTFAESRPYEFTERGDRIGWVEGIDGKHHLTLFIENGRLLDFPGKPLKTGVAEIAKIHQGDFRMTANQNLIIAGVPADQKAAIEALAVSHGLMDSSVSEQRKNSMACVAFPTCPLAMAEAERFLPEFVTQVEGILEKHALPKEENIILRVTGCPNGCGRAMLAEIGLVGKAPGRYNLHLGGNRAGTRVPKMYKENITDKQILEEIDTLVGRWAKEREEGEGFGDFTIRTGIIQEVIVSKRDFYA; encoded by the coding sequence ATGAGCACCAAGATTGAAAACAACGTACAGGAAGTTCTTGGCGAAGTGCTCGGCTCGCTTTCTGATAATGAACGTCTCAAGCGCGAAAGCAATTTCCTGCGCGGCACGATCGAACAAGATCTGCAAGATCGCATCACGGGCGGATTTACCGCTGATAACTTCCAACTGATCCGCTTCCATGGCATGTATCAGCAGGATGACCGTGACATTCGCAACGAACGTACCAAACAAAAACTGGAGCCGCTGCACAATGTGATGCTGCGTGCTCGTATGCCGGGCGGCATCATCCAGCCCAAACAGTGGCTGGCGATCGACAAGTTTGCGACCGAACACTCGCTGTATGGCAGTATCCGTCTGACGACCCGCCAGACGTTTCAGTTCCATGGCGTTCTGAAACCGAACATTAAACTGATGCACCAGACACTCAACAGCATCGGTATCGATTCGATTGCGACCGCGGGTGACGTAAACCGTAACGTACTATGTACCTCAAACCCGGTGGAATCTGAGCTGCACCAAGAAGCGTACGAGTGGGCAAAAAAAATCAGTGAGCATCTGCTGCCAAAAACGCGCGCTTATGCCGAAATCTGGTTGGATGGTGAGAAAGTTGAAGCTACCGATGAAGAACCGATTCTGGGCAGCAACTATTTACCACGTAAATTCAAAACGACCGTGGTGATCCCGCCACAAAATGACGTGGACGTGCATGCTAACGATCTTAACTTCGTGGCGATTGCGGACAACGGCAAGCTGGTTGGCTTTAATGTGCTGGTGGGCGGTGGTCTGGCGATGACGCATGGTGACACCTCGACTTATCCGCGTCGCGCGGATGACTTCGGTTTTATTCCACTGGAGAAAACGTTAGACGTGGCTGCTGCCGTGGTCACAACACAACGCGATTGGGGTAACCGTTCAAACCGTAAGAATGCGAAAACCAAATACACTCTGGATCGTGTTGGCGTGGATGTCTTTAAGGCGGAAGTGGAAAAACGCGCAGGCGTCACTTTTGCTGAAAGCCGTCCATACGAGTTCACCGAACGCGGGGATCGCATCGGCTGGGTAGAAGGCATTGATGGTAAGCATCACCTGACGTTGTTCATTGAAAACGGCCGTCTGTTAGATTTTCCGGGTAAGCCGCTTAAAACTGGCGTGGCGGAAATTGCTAAGATTCACCAAGGCGATTTCCGTATGACGGCAAACCAGAATTTGATCATTGCTGGTGTGCCTGCTGACCAAAAAGCCGCGATCGAAGCATTGGCAGTCTCGCATGGCTTAATGGACAGCAGTGTTAGCGAGCAGCGTAAGAATTCGATGGCGTGTGTGGCGTTCCCAACCTGCCCACTGGCGATGGCTGAAGCTGAACGCTTCCTGCCGGAGTTTGTCACTCAGGTCGAAGGCATTTTAGAAAAACATGCGCTGCCCAAAGAAGAGAACATCATTTTACGTGTCACTGGCTGTCCGAACGGTTGTGGACGCGCGATGCTGGCTGAAATAGGTCTCGTGGGTAAAGCGCCTGGCCGCTACAACTTGCACCTCGGTGGCAACCGCGCAGGAACTCGTGTGCCGAAGATGTATAAAGAGAACATCACCGACAAACAGATCCTGGAAGAAATTGATACGCTGGTGGGCCGTTGGGCTAAAGAGCGTGAGGAGGGTGAAGGGTTTGGTGATTTCACGATTCGTACCGGCATCATCCAAGAAGTGATCGTGTCTAAGAGGGACTTTTATGCCTGA
- the pspG gene encoding envelope stress response protein PspG — protein MFELIFILVFAATLLVTGITMMTVFAATAIALVVMLLLGMLGFVLKLLPWLIVIAVGIWFFKHVVASPKCKS, from the coding sequence ATGTTCGAGTTGATTTTTATTCTGGTCTTTGCGGCAACCTTATTAGTAACAGGCATTACAATGATGACTGTCTTTGCCGCAACAGCGATAGCACTGGTGGTGATGCTACTTTTGGGCATGCTCGGATTTGTCTTGAAACTATTGCCTTGGTTGATTGTGATAGCAGTAGGTATTTGGTTTTTTAAGCATGTGGTTGCCTCACCAAAGTGTAAATCGTAA
- a CDS encoding secondary thiamine-phosphate synthase enzyme YjbQ yields the protein MWLQKSITISAKKRGFHLITDEIEQQMPQISSISVGLLHVFIQHTSASLTINENADPTVRMDMESHFNQFVPERAPYYRHDYEGDDDMPAHIKASVLGSSVTIPIKHGRLALGTWQGIYLGEHRDHAGARTLIVTLHGEEEK from the coding sequence ATGTGGTTACAGAAAAGCATAACAATCAGCGCGAAAAAGCGCGGCTTTCATCTGATCACTGATGAAATTGAACAACAAATGCCGCAGATATCATCTATCTCCGTTGGTTTGTTACATGTTTTCATTCAGCACACGTCGGCCAGTCTGACCATCAATGAGAATGCTGATCCAACGGTAAGAATGGACATGGAAAGCCACTTTAATCAGTTTGTCCCCGAACGAGCCCCTTATTATCGCCACGACTACGAAGGGGACGATGATATGCCTGCGCACATCAAAGCTTCCGTCTTGGGAAGCAGCGTGACGATTCCGATCAAACATGGCAGGCTCGCGTTGGGCACTTGGCAAGGAATCTATCTGGGAGAACATCGCGATCATGCTGGAGCGCGAACATTGATTGTCACTTTGCACGGAGAAGAAGAGAAGTAA